From Chthonomonas sp., the proteins below share one genomic window:
- a CDS encoding aldo/keto reductase, translating to METIQLGGTDIVVSRLAYGCMRISGTWNPAELTAEKVAAGKAALRSAYDAGYTLFDHADIYGRGTCEEIHGELFAESPGLRERTIVATKCGIRFPDDPPGAPHRYDFRADWIIESCENSLRRLQTDYIDLYQLHRPDYLMNPHEIAEAFDQLHESGKVRAFGVSNFLPDKFTALQAWVRHPLLVNQVEISLWHLDTLEDGTLNQCLEHGITPLSWSPLGGGREGLAELEVGDLDLTPAQAALAWLMEHPAGIIPIVGTTNPARIQELAATPTKIGRENWYRMFVAARGKALA from the coding sequence ATGGAAACAATCCAATTGGGCGGGACCGACATTGTCGTGTCCCGCCTTGCCTATGGGTGCATGCGAATCTCCGGCACCTGGAACCCCGCCGAGCTCACCGCCGAGAAAGTCGCGGCCGGCAAAGCCGCGCTTCGCAGCGCCTACGACGCGGGCTACACCCTCTTTGACCACGCCGACATCTATGGCCGCGGCACCTGCGAAGAGATTCATGGCGAGCTGTTCGCCGAATCGCCGGGCTTGCGCGAGCGCACGATTGTCGCCACCAAGTGCGGAATCCGGTTCCCGGATGACCCGCCCGGCGCTCCGCACCGCTACGATTTCCGCGCCGATTGGATCATCGAATCCTGCGAGAATTCTCTCCGACGCCTGCAAACCGACTACATCGACCTGTACCAACTGCATCGCCCGGACTACCTGATGAACCCGCACGAGATCGCCGAGGCCTTCGATCAGCTTCACGAAAGCGGCAAGGTGCGCGCGTTTGGGGTCAGCAATTTCTTGCCCGACAAGTTCACCGCGCTGCAAGCCTGGGTGCGGCATCCGCTGCTCGTCAACCAAGTCGAAATCAGCCTTTGGCACCTCGACACGCTGGAGGACGGCACGCTGAATCAGTGTTTGGAGCACGGAATCACCCCACTTTCGTGGAGTCCACTCGGCGGCGGACGCGAAGGTCTGGCCGAGCTCGAGGTCGGCGATCTTGACCTCACCCCGGCTCAGGCGGCGCTCGCTTGGCTCATGGAGCATCCGGCGGGAATCATTCCCATTGTCGGCACCACCAACCCCGCGCGGATTCAGGAGCTAGCAGCCACGCCGACGAAAATCGGCCGCGAAAATTGGTACCGCATGTTTGTCGCCGCGCGCGGCAAGGCTTTGGCGTAA
- a CDS encoding DUF1854 domain-containing protein — MNTAELFFEPKDRLRMTLPEDRSYLTVVPKWASPISHPSRYLCLLDGKGTEIMLLPDLDSVSPLARQALETEIQRRYLTSMIHKITHAKVEFGATYWHVITERGERELVTQSLQENAQWLSDVHLVLLDVDGNRFEIANINELDPKSKQYLEAIL, encoded by the coding sequence ATGAACACAGCAGAACTCTTTTTCGAACCGAAGGACCGGTTGCGCATGACGCTTCCGGAGGATCGCAGCTACCTGACGGTGGTACCCAAATGGGCGTCCCCAATCAGCCACCCAAGCCGGTACTTGTGCCTGCTCGATGGCAAGGGCACCGAGATCATGCTCCTTCCCGACCTCGATAGCGTCTCCCCGCTAGCCCGCCAAGCGTTGGAGACCGAAATCCAGCGCCGCTACCTCACGTCCATGATCCACAAGATCACGCACGCCAAGGTGGAATTTGGCGCGACGTATTGGCACGTCATCACCGAGCGCGGCGAGCGCGAACTCGTCACGCAAAGCCTGCAGGAAAACGCGCAGTGGCTGAGCGACGTGCACCTGGTGCTGCTGGATGTAGACGGCAATCGCTTCGAAATCGCGAACATCAACGAACTCGACCCCAAGTCGAAGCAGTATCTGGAAGCAATTTTGTAG
- a CDS encoding GNAT family N-acetyltransferase has product MDMERELGVYARIRSMIDQEEITEEVVRERWANYTALTHEIVVAERDGQLLGMARWGRMYYEPEGLYQISVGVFPEFRRQGVGRALARHVMDSRIAAGANKLMGGCYAQFPENELFAREMGFSFKMRYVDQEVELPSSITVPLPDGIEVEVFQAASPDDARLQEIYDTYAEADSDEPLTRETGVPSREVWTNYWKLADYNEGLIVVARENGVPVGLCHSVRRQDHFDTGFTGTRRAVRGRGIAKALKVRLMQEEANRGTSKMATCNSSLNQAMLAINRTVGFHITSEFDIWEQMVPNSQS; this is encoded by the coding sequence ATGGATATGGAGCGCGAGTTGGGCGTTTACGCCCGCATTCGCTCCATGATCGATCAAGAAGAGATCACCGAGGAAGTGGTCCGCGAGCGCTGGGCCAACTACACGGCTCTCACTCACGAGATTGTGGTCGCCGAGCGCGATGGCCAGCTTCTTGGCATGGCGCGTTGGGGCCGCATGTACTACGAACCCGAGGGCTTGTATCAAATCTCGGTCGGTGTCTTCCCCGAGTTCCGGCGTCAAGGCGTGGGTCGGGCGCTGGCTCGCCACGTCATGGACAGCCGCATCGCGGCGGGGGCCAACAAGCTCATGGGCGGCTGCTACGCGCAGTTTCCTGAGAACGAGTTGTTTGCCCGGGAGATGGGGTTCAGCTTCAAGATGCGGTACGTGGACCAAGAGGTGGAGCTTCCAAGTTCGATCACCGTCCCGTTGCCCGACGGCATTGAGGTCGAGGTGTTTCAGGCGGCCAGTCCCGACGACGCGCGGTTGCAGGAAATCTATGACACGTACGCCGAGGCCGATAGCGATGAGCCGCTGACCCGGGAGACCGGAGTTCCGAGCCGCGAGGTGTGGACGAACTATTGGAAGCTGGCCGACTACAACGAAGGACTCATTGTGGTGGCCCGCGAAAACGGCGTCCCGGTTGGGCTATGCCATTCGGTGCGACGGCAAGATCACTTCGACACCGGCTTCACGGGAACTCGCCGCGCGGTGCGCGGTCGCGGCATCGCCAAGGCGCTTAAGGTGCGGCTGATGCAAGAAGAGGCCAACCGCGGCACCTCCAAAATGGCGACCTGCAACTCCTCGCTCAACCAGGCGATGCTCGCCATCAACCGTACGGTCGGATTCCACATCACGTCCGAATTCGACATTTGGGAACAAATGGTTCCAAATTCACAATCATGA
- a CDS encoding sugar phosphate isomerase/epimerase, with the protein MTTNHADIRIGTLAKLDDAHTYLPQILPHGFESFSLTSWARVPEGINWAERGQQIRDICGDQAVISSIGVYGNPMRDDFTRDAFAEFIRNAHHFGAKVVCGFAGAIEEKKIDEQMDEFRATWEPLAKLAEDHGVKIAFENCDMGGYWERPAWNIAHSPRAWEMMFDAVPSDAMGLQWEPCHQMVSFIDPLPQLRKWVGKIHHVHGKDATVAHDLVRELGTRSGKFVVFHRTPGFGDTNWADLITILRQAKWEGCIDIEGWHDPVYRDDLEMTGQVFGLNYLKACRGGPFVPNPS; encoded by the coding sequence ATGACCACAAACCACGCCGACATCCGCATTGGCACGCTCGCCAAGCTGGATGACGCTCACACATACCTGCCCCAAATTCTCCCGCACGGCTTCGAGAGCTTCTCGCTTACGAGTTGGGCGCGAGTTCCGGAAGGCATCAACTGGGCCGAACGGGGTCAGCAAATCCGCGACATCTGCGGCGACCAGGCGGTTATCAGCAGCATCGGCGTGTACGGAAACCCCATGCGCGACGACTTCACGCGCGACGCGTTCGCCGAGTTCATCCGCAACGCGCACCACTTCGGCGCCAAGGTGGTCTGCGGGTTCGCAGGTGCCATTGAGGAAAAGAAGATTGACGAGCAGATGGACGAGTTCCGCGCGACGTGGGAGCCGCTCGCCAAACTCGCCGAAGACCACGGCGTCAAGATCGCCTTTGAAAACTGCGACATGGGCGGCTATTGGGAGCGCCCGGCCTGGAACATTGCGCACTCGCCGCGCGCCTGGGAAATGATGTTCGACGCCGTTCCGAGCGATGCCATGGGGCTGCAGTGGGAGCCCTGCCACCAAATGGTCAGCTTCATCGATCCGCTGCCACAACTCCGCAAATGGGTGGGCAAAATCCACCACGTCCACGGCAAGGACGCAACCGTTGCGCACGATCTGGTGCGCGAACTCGGCACGCGTAGCGGCAAATTTGTGGTGTTTCACCGGACGCCGGGCTTCGGCGATACGAATTGGGCCGACCTCATCACCATCCTTCGGCAGGCCAAATGGGAGGGCTGCATTGACATTGAGGGCTGGCACGACCCGGTCTATCGCGACGATCTGGAGATGACCGGCCAAGTGTTTGGTCTTAACTATCTTAAAGCGTGCCGCGGCGGGCCATTTGTCCCCAATCCGAGCTAG
- the hutU gene encoding urocanate hydratase: MSTTTEIRAPRGTTLSCKGWHQEAALRMLMNNLDPEVAERPEDLVVYGGTGKAARNWDAFRAIVRSLQSLENDETLLIQSGKPVGIFRTHAEAPRVLIANSNLVGKWANWDHFRDLEDKGLMMYGQMTAGSWIYIGTQGIVQGTFETFAACADTHFGGTLAGRLVVSGGIGGMGGAQPLAATLNGASFLGIDVDPTRIQKRLETGYIDRIAFTLDEAMAMLEGRPALSVGLVGNCADVLPEMIRRGLIPDVITDQTSAHDPLGGYVPNGMTLAEANALRTADPDLYIQRSIATMGAHVRAMRDMQDAGAIAFDYGNNIRAYAVEAGVTDAFEIKGFVPEYIRPLFCEGKGPFRWCALSGDPADIARTDRLMLELFPENKTLRRWIENAAPKIKFQGLPARICWLGYGERAKAGLAFNELVRTGEVSAPIVIGRDHLDCGSVASPNRETEAMRDGTDAVADWPLLNAMVNTAAGASWVSLHHGGGVGIGYSQHSGMVVVADGTEATARRLERVLTSDPGMGVIRHVDSGYDEADACAREHGVRIPMWE; the protein is encoded by the coding sequence ATGTCAACGACGACCGAGATTCGCGCCCCGCGCGGCACCACCCTCTCTTGCAAGGGCTGGCACCAAGAAGCCGCCCTGCGCATGCTCATGAACAACCTCGATCCCGAGGTCGCCGAGCGGCCCGAGGACCTGGTGGTGTACGGCGGAACCGGCAAAGCCGCCCGCAACTGGGATGCGTTCCGCGCCATCGTAAGGTCGCTGCAATCGCTCGAAAACGACGAAACCCTCCTCATCCAAAGCGGCAAGCCGGTAGGCATTTTCCGCACCCACGCCGAGGCGCCTCGCGTGCTCATCGCCAACAGCAACCTGGTCGGCAAATGGGCCAACTGGGATCACTTCCGCGATCTTGAAGATAAGGGCCTCATGATGTACGGCCAAATGACCGCCGGCTCGTGGATCTACATCGGCACTCAAGGCATTGTCCAAGGCACGTTCGAAACCTTCGCCGCCTGCGCCGACACCCACTTCGGCGGCACGCTCGCCGGGCGGCTGGTCGTGAGCGGCGGAATCGGGGGCATGGGTGGCGCTCAACCGCTCGCCGCGACCCTCAACGGCGCGTCGTTCCTGGGCATCGACGTCGACCCGACGCGCATTCAAAAGCGCCTGGAAACGGGCTACATCGACCGCATCGCCTTCACCCTCGACGAAGCCATGGCCATGCTCGAAGGCCGCCCCGCGCTGAGCGTCGGTCTGGTCGGCAACTGCGCCGACGTGCTGCCCGAAATGATCCGCCGCGGCCTCATTCCCGACGTGATTACCGACCAAACCAGCGCGCACGATCCGCTGGGCGGCTATGTCCCCAACGGCATGACCTTGGCCGAGGCAAACGCGCTACGAACCGCCGACCCCGACCTCTATATTCAGCGCAGCATCGCCACCATGGGCGCCCACGTGCGTGCCATGCGCGACATGCAAGATGCCGGGGCGATCGCCTTTGATTACGGCAACAACATCCGCGCCTACGCGGTGGAAGCCGGCGTCACCGATGCCTTCGAGATCAAGGGATTCGTGCCCGAATACATCCGGCCGCTCTTCTGCGAAGGCAAAGGCCCGTTCCGATGGTGCGCGCTCAGCGGCGACCCCGCCGACATCGCCCGCACCGACCGCCTGATGCTGGAGCTCTTCCCCGAGAACAAGACCCTGCGCCGCTGGATCGAAAACGCCGCCCCCAAGATCAAGTTCCAAGGGCTCCCCGCCCGCATCTGCTGGCTGGGTTATGGCGAACGCGCAAAGGCTGGGCTCGCCTTTAACGAACTCGTGCGCACTGGGGAAGTCAGCGCGCCCATCGTCATTGGCCGTGACCACCTCGACTGCGGTTCGGTGGCCTCGCCCAACCGCGAAACCGAAGCCATGCGCGACGGAACCGACGCCGTGGCCGATTGGCCATTGCTCAACGCGATGGTCAATACCGCGGCCGGGGCCAGCTGGGTTTCGCTGCACCATGGCGGCGGCGTGGGCATTGGCTACAGCCAGCATTCCGGCATGGTGGTGGTGGCCGATGGAACCGAGGCGACGGCTCGCCGTTTGGAGCGCGTGCTGACCTCCGACCCGGGCATGGGCGTGATTCGACACGTGGATAGCGGGTACGACGAGGCCGATGCCTGCGCCCGCGAGCACGGCGTCCGCATCCCGATGTGGGAGTAA
- the gyrA gene encoding DNA gyrase subunit A: MSDEQITTVSVEDELSRSYVNYAMSVIIARALPDARDGLKPVQRRILYAMRQLNLTPDHGHAKCAKVCGTTSGDFHPHGEQVIYPTLVRMAQSWSLRYPLVDGQGNFGNVDGDSPAAMRYTECRLTKIAAEMLEDLDRETVDWVPNYSQSEPEPTVLPAKFPNLLCNGSQGIAVGMATSMPPHNLTEVCNAILHRVDNPESTVEELMEHVQGPDFPTYGIIMGIKGVRSAYETGRGSVIMQAKTMIEPGEMGKSLIVVTEIPYQVSKENLVKNIGSLIKDRKFDGLVRVADFSDKRGMRVEIEVRRDIQPNKALNYLLKHTQLRTTFGCTLLSLVNGAPRTCGLQQLLDEYIKHRREVIDRRTRYELYKAFEEAHLNEGYQIARRFLDDVIALIRRSEDANTARQEMVRQFAMSPLQANAVLNMPLRRLTQLEQTRLIDEYKEALRKVQNLMDILNDEGRLLRVLKDEVIYLRDKYGDERRTKIIAREAGEFSEEDLIPEEEAIISISRDGYIKRVSIDAYRQQKRGGKGVNNTLKSDDEPAHLFQVNTHNYILFFTDRGRVYKLRAYDIPESGRYAKGMPVINYIAIEGGERVTATVSVRDIRSEGYLTMITRYGEIKRTEMGKFANIRSNGLNAFDIEEGDELGWVLKTQGSNDILIITREGQSIRFSEKGVRDRSRAAGGVKAMTLKGDDVIVSSAVVTAEASLLVVSENGYGKRTNIDEYRIQGRGGSGILTMNVTAKTGKIVGAEMVEQDDKLLVMTMNGKGIRMKVKEIRTTGRVAQGVKLVDLAAGDTVRSIAVIIQEADEGDLPDGGDGTETEVEVAGEE; this comes from the coding sequence ATGTCCGACGAGCAGATTACAACCGTATCCGTTGAGGATGAGTTAAGCCGCAGTTATGTGAACTACGCGATGTCGGTCATCATCGCGCGGGCGCTTCCCGATGCCCGCGATGGTCTCAAGCCCGTGCAGCGCCGCATCCTCTACGCGATGCGCCAACTCAACCTTACGCCCGACCATGGCCACGCCAAGTGCGCCAAGGTCTGCGGCACCACCTCGGGCGACTTCCACCCTCACGGCGAGCAGGTCATCTACCCGACGCTCGTTCGGATGGCCCAATCGTGGTCGCTCCGCTACCCGCTGGTGGATGGCCAAGGGAACTTTGGTAACGTGGATGGCGACAGCCCCGCCGCCATGCGATACACCGAATGTCGCCTCACCAAAATCGCTGCGGAAATGCTCGAAGACCTCGACCGCGAGACCGTGGACTGGGTGCCGAACTACTCGCAATCCGAACCCGAACCGACGGTTCTCCCCGCCAAGTTCCCCAACCTCCTTTGTAACGGCTCGCAAGGCATCGCCGTTGGGATGGCCACCAGCATGCCGCCGCACAACCTCACCGAGGTCTGCAACGCAATTCTCCACCGTGTGGACAACCCCGAAAGCACGGTCGAAGAGTTGATGGAGCACGTGCAGGGCCCCGACTTCCCAACCTACGGCATCATCATGGGAATCAAGGGCGTTCGCAGTGCCTACGAAACCGGTCGCGGCAGCGTGATCATGCAGGCCAAAACCATGATCGAGCCAGGCGAAATGGGCAAGTCGCTCATCGTCGTCACCGAAATCCCCTACCAAGTCTCCAAGGAGAACCTGGTCAAGAACATCGGCTCGCTCATCAAGGACCGCAAGTTCGATGGCCTGGTCCGCGTGGCCGACTTCAGCGACAAGCGCGGCATGCGTGTGGAAATCGAAGTCCGCCGCGACATTCAACCCAACAAGGCGCTGAACTACCTGCTGAAGCACACCCAACTTCGCACCACCTTCGGCTGCACCCTGCTGTCGCTGGTCAATGGCGCGCCGCGCACTTGCGGTCTGCAACAGCTGCTCGACGAGTACATCAAGCACCGCCGCGAAGTCATTGACCGCCGCACGCGATACGAGCTCTACAAGGCGTTCGAAGAAGCGCACCTTAACGAGGGCTACCAAATCGCGCGCCGATTCCTCGACGATGTCATCGCCCTCATCCGTCGGTCCGAAGACGCCAACACCGCGCGACAAGAAATGGTGCGCCAGTTCGCCATGTCGCCGTTGCAAGCCAATGCCGTTCTCAACATGCCGCTTCGTCGCCTGACGCAGCTGGAGCAAACTCGCCTGATTGACGAGTACAAGGAAGCCCTGCGCAAGGTGCAAAACCTGATGGACATCCTCAACGACGAGGGACGTCTGCTCCGCGTTCTCAAGGACGAAGTCATCTACCTTCGCGACAAGTACGGCGACGAACGCCGCACCAAGATCATTGCCCGCGAAGCCGGCGAATTCAGCGAAGAAGACCTGATTCCGGAAGAAGAAGCGATCATCTCGATCAGCCGCGACGGTTACATCAAGCGCGTGAGCATCGACGCTTACCGCCAGCAAAAGCGCGGCGGCAAGGGCGTCAACAACACGCTCAAGAGCGACGATGAACCGGCGCACCTCTTCCAGGTCAACACGCACAATTACATCCTGTTCTTCACCGATCGCGGTCGCGTCTATAAGCTCCGCGCGTACGATATTCCGGAAAGCGGACGCTACGCCAAGGGCATGCCGGTCATCAACTACATCGCCATCGAAGGCGGTGAGCGCGTGACGGCCACGGTTTCTGTGCGCGATATCCGCAGCGAAGGTTATCTGACGATGATCACGCGCTACGGCGAAATCAAGCGCACCGAAATGGGCAAGTTCGCCAACATTCGGTCCAACGGCCTCAACGCCTTTGACATCGAAGAGGGCGACGAACTCGGCTGGGTGCTCAAAACGCAAGGCTCCAACGACATTCTCATCATCACCCGCGAAGGCCAGTCCATCCGGTTTAGCGAAAAGGGTGTCCGCGATCGAAGCCGCGCCGCGGGCGGCGTTAAGGCCATGACCCTCAAGGGCGACGACGTGATCGTCAGTTCTGCCGTGGTTACAGCCGAAGCTAGCCTGCTCGTGGTCAGCGAAAACGGCTACGGCAAGCGCACCAACATCGACGAATATCGGATCCAAGGACGCGGCGGTAGCGGCATCCTGACCATGAACGTCACCGCGAAGACCGGCAAGATCGTCGGCGCCGAAATGGTTGAGCAAGACGACAAGCTGCTCGTCATGACGATGAACGGCAAGGGGATTCGCATGAAGGTGAAGGAAATCCGCACCACGGGCCGCGTGGCGCAGGGCGTCAAACTGGTTGATCTGGCCGCGGGCGACACCGTTCGCAGCATCGCCGTGATTATCCAAGAAGCCGATGAGGGCGATCTGCCCGACGGCGGCGACGGCACCGAGACCGAAGTCGAGGTCGCAGGCGAGGAATAA
- a CDS encoding ABC transporter ATP-binding protein, whose product MISLDSDLNQEFQFGTLSMEVTAETVRVSEPNGVELLRLPIADIATARNEPVVGGGILQVTTKAGEIVPVISYTHTLGAKFSEAARGIEQLAKGEPLSINLKREITRCPKCSRLLPEADGVCPACVDRGKTLARILRFAGPYKKQAAFLAIMSLVTTSLNLLPPYFQGRLIGEVFETKSNLNILWMLITSWVCVAITVSALNVTRDRLVAWMSGNIAADLRATVYRAIEFLQLTYFDKKQVGAISSRVTSDTDRVWGFLVEGVPYFLNNGLMLVGVIAFLFIINPLMAAVVLIPVPIVTLIGVVFWKPQSQLFHRVGQKWARFHIHLNESLHGIRVVKAFAKEDREFTKFQNRNFELRDAGVKADARWFTIFGGMMFFTTIGTILCWAMGGWLVAQGKLKLSEFYMVQAYLALVYGPLQWFAAVNNWFSRAMAGAERIFEIVDMQPETYGKREAGYEMAGEVEFDNVRFGYDKSNPVLKEMSFVAKPGEMIGLVGKSGAGKSTTINLIARFYEPDAGAIKIDGRDYREIALQDLREQIGIVLQEPFLFNGTIGENIAYGRPGASFDEVIEAARAANAHEFILSKPDGYDTMVGERGAKLSGGERQRVSIARAILHNPRILILDEATSSVDVETEKKIQEAIGRLVKGRTTFAIAHRLSTLREANRLIVLDKGKIVETGTHEELMTKKGVFYDLVQTQAKIQEIIGFDIESDVVPDAQF is encoded by the coding sequence TTGATCTCGCTCGACTCCGACCTTAATCAAGAGTTTCAGTTCGGCACCCTCAGCATGGAGGTGACCGCCGAAACCGTGCGCGTCTCCGAACCCAACGGCGTCGAACTCTTGCGCCTTCCCATCGCCGACATCGCAACGGCGCGAAACGAGCCGGTGGTCGGCGGCGGCATTCTGCAAGTCACCACCAAGGCGGGCGAAATCGTCCCGGTCATCAGCTATACGCACACGCTCGGCGCGAAGTTTAGCGAGGCCGCGCGCGGCATTGAGCAACTCGCCAAAGGCGAACCGCTCAGTATCAATCTCAAGCGCGAAATCACGCGCTGTCCCAAGTGCTCGCGTCTACTGCCCGAGGCCGATGGCGTATGCCCCGCTTGCGTAGACCGCGGCAAAACGCTGGCCCGCATCCTGCGCTTCGCGGGTCCGTACAAAAAGCAAGCGGCGTTTCTCGCCATCATGAGCCTGGTCACCACCTCGCTCAACCTGTTGCCGCCCTATTTTCAGGGTCGGCTCATTGGCGAGGTCTTCGAAACGAAGTCCAACCTGAACATCCTGTGGATGCTCATCACGTCGTGGGTGTGCGTCGCCATCACGGTCAGCGCGCTGAACGTCACGCGCGACCGCTTGGTCGCCTGGATGAGCGGCAACATCGCCGCCGATCTCCGCGCCACGGTGTATCGCGCCATCGAGTTTTTGCAGCTCACGTACTTCGATAAAAAGCAGGTCGGGGCAATCTCCAGCCGCGTCACGAGCGACACCGACCGCGTGTGGGGCTTCCTTGTCGAGGGCGTTCCCTACTTCCTCAACAACGGCCTTATGCTGGTTGGGGTTATTGCGTTCTTGTTCATCATCAATCCGCTCATGGCGGCGGTGGTGCTCATTCCCGTGCCCATCGTCACGCTCATCGGCGTGGTGTTTTGGAAGCCGCAAAGCCAACTCTTCCACCGCGTGGGCCAAAAGTGGGCGCGATTCCACATTCACCTTAACGAGTCGTTGCACGGCATCCGTGTGGTGAAGGCATTCGCCAAGGAAGACCGCGAGTTTACGAAGTTTCAAAACCGCAACTTCGAGCTCCGCGACGCCGGTGTCAAGGCCGACGCGCGCTGGTTTACGATCTTCGGCGGAATGATGTTCTTCACGACCATCGGCACCATTTTGTGCTGGGCGATGGGCGGCTGGTTGGTCGCGCAAGGCAAGCTGAAACTCAGCGAGTTCTACATGGTGCAAGCCTACTTGGCGCTGGTTTATGGCCCGCTCCAATGGTTCGCGGCGGTCAACAACTGGTTCAGCCGAGCGATGGCTGGGGCCGAGCGTATCTTCGAGATCGTGGACATGCAGCCGGAAACCTACGGCAAGCGTGAAGCCGGCTACGAAATGGCCGGCGAAGTCGAATTCGACAATGTGCGCTTTGGTTACGACAAGTCGAACCCAGTGCTCAAGGAGATGAGTTTCGTCGCCAAGCCGGGCGAAATGATCGGCCTGGTCGGAAAGTCGGGGGCGGGGAAATCCACCACCATCAACCTCATCGCACGGTTTTACGAGCCGGATGCAGGGGCGATTAAGATCGACGGCCGCGACTATCGCGAGATCGCGCTACAAGACCTGCGCGAGCAGATCGGCATCGTGTTGCAAGAGCCGTTCCTCTTTAACGGCACCATCGGCGAAAACATCGCTTACGGTCGTCCGGGAGCGAGCTTTGACGAGGTGATTGAGGCCGCACGCGCCGCCAACGCGCACGAGTTTATTCTCAGCAAGCCCGATGGTTACGACACAATGGTCGGCGAGCGAGGTGCCAAGCTCAGCGGCGGCGAGCGTCAACGCGTTAGTATCGCCCGAGCGATCTTGCACAACCCGCGCATCCTCATCTTGGACGAGGCGACTTCGAGTGTGGACGTGGAAACGGAAAAGAAGATTCAGGAGGCCATTGGTCGCCTGGTCAAGGGCCGCACCACGTTCGCCATTGCCCACCGCCTCTCCACTCTTCGCGAGGCCAATCGCCTGATCGTGCTCGACAAGGGCAAGATCGTGGAGACCGGCACGCACGAGGAGTTGATGACCAAGAAGGGCGTGTTCTACGACCTGGTACAAACCCAAGCCAAGATCCAAGAGATCATCGGCTTCGACATCGAAAGCGACGTGGTGCCCGATGCTCAGTTTTAA